The following are from one region of the Salvia hispanica cultivar TCC Black 2014 chromosome 1, UniMelb_Shisp_WGS_1.0, whole genome shotgun sequence genome:
- the LOC125200691 gene encoding mitogen-activated protein kinase homolog MMK2, protein MSKEPSSGDHGGNNFHGVPTHGGRYTQYNLYGNLFEVSRKYVPLRPVGRGAYGIVCAAVNSETREEVAIKKIGNAFDNRIDAKRTLREIKLLLHMDHDNVIAIKDIIRPPQKENFNDVYIVYELMDTDLHQIIRSNQPLADDHCRYFLYQILRGLKYVHSANVLHRDLKPSNLFLNANCDLKIGDFGLARTTSETDFMTEYVVTRWYRAPELLLNCSEYTAAIDIWSVGCILGEIMTRQPLFPGKDYVHQLRLITELIGSPDDDSLGFLRSNNARRYVRQLPQYPKQQFSARFSNSDPGALDLLEKMLVFDPSRRITVNEALCHPYLAPLHNINEEPVCPQPFSFDFEQPSVTEEHIKELIWRESVRFNPDPTH, encoded by the exons ATGTCTAAGGAGCCGAGTTCGGGCGATCACGGTGGGAACAATTTCCATGGCGTGCCAACTCATGGCGGAAGATACACGCAGTACAATTTGTACGGAAACCTCTTCGAAGTTTCTAGAAAGTATGTCCCTCTCAGGCCCGTCGGCCGTGGGGCGTACGGCATTGTATG TGCTGCTGTAAACTCTGAGACACGTGAAGAAGTCGCCATTAAGAAGATTGGCAATGCATTTGATAACAGAATTGATGCAAAGAGGACATTACGAGAAATCAAACTTCTACTTCACATGGATCATGATAAT GTGATCGCAATTAAAGACATAATACGGCCACCTCAGAAGGAGAACTTCAACGATGTCTACATTGTTTATGAACTTATGGACACTGATCTTCACCAGATTATCCGGTCCAACCAACCATTAGCCGACGACCATTGTCGG TATTTCCTTTATCAAATCCTACGGGGACTTAAGTATGTCCATTCTGCAAACGTCTTGCATCGAGATCTTAAACCGAGTAATTTGTTCCTCAATGCTAATTGTGATCTGAAAATCGGAGATTTTGGCCTCGCAAGGACTACATCTGAGACTGATTTCATGACGGAGTATGTTGTTACTCGTTGGTATCGAGCTCCAGAACTGCTCCTGAATTGTTCAGAATACACTGCTGCAATTGATATCTGGTCCGTAGGTTGCATACTCGGTGAGATCATGACAAGACAACCTCTATTTCCCGGAAAAGATTATGTTCACCAATTGAGACTCATCACAGAG CTAATTGGCTCCCCAGATGATGACAGTCTTGGGTTTCTAAGAAGCAACAATGCCCGAAGATATGTTAGGCAGCTCCCACAGTACCCAAAGCAACAATTTTCTGCTAGATTTTCGAATAGTGATCCTGGAGCTCTGGATTTATTAGAGAAAATGCTTGTGTTTGACCCAAGCAGGCGCATTACAG TTAACGAGGCTCTGTGTCATCCATATTTAGCACCCCTTCATAATATCAACGAGGAACCTGTTTGCCCTCAGCCCTTTTCCTTCGACTTTGAGCAGCCATCAGTTACTGAAGAGCACATCAAGGAACTCATATGGAGGGAATCCGTAAGATTCAATCCTGACCCAACTCATTGA
- the LOC125200689 gene encoding probable polygalacturonase, with amino-acid sequence MNVMEVMVVFVVMLMTFASGEGRIAESGEYSAISCRGHTASILEFGGVGDGKTLNTAAFQRAVNELSKYASDGGAQLFVPAGKWLTGSFNLTSHFTLYLHKQAILLASQDIKSWGMVDPLPSYGHGRDAAGGRYISLIFGTNLTDVVITGENGTIDGQGGVWWQQFHKKKLKYTRPYLIEIMHSHKIQISNLTFLNSPSWNLHPVYSSDIIIKGITILAPVTSPNTDGINPDSCTNTRIEDAYIVSGDDCIAVKSGWDEYGIKYGMPTKQLIIRRLTCISPYSAAIALGSEMSGGIEDVRAEDITAINTESGVRIKTAVGRGGYVRDVYVKGMRLHTMKWVFWMTGNYGSHADSHYDPKALPEIKGINYRDVVAENVTMAARLEGISGDPFTGVCMSNVTIGMAKKAKKYPWTCSEIKGVTSRVVPQPCSLLPDKGQDKQVMCDFPTDTLPIDDLKLQKCSYVKNYL; translated from the exons ATGAATGTGATGGAGGTTATGGTGGTGTTTGTGGTGATGCTGATGACATTTGCAAGCGGAGAAGGAAGGATTGCAGAGTCGGGTGAGTACTCAGCAATAAGTTGCAGAGGTCACACCGCATCGATTCTGGAATTCGGAGGGGTCGGCGACGGGAAGACACTCAACACGGCGGCTTTCCAGAGAGCGGTGAACGAGCTGAGTAAGTACGCATCGGATGGCGGTGCACAGCTGTTCGTCCCTGCCGGTAAATGGCTCACCGGAAGCTTCAACCTCACTAGCCATTTCACTCTCTATCTCCACAAACAAGCAATTCTCCTCGCTTCTCAG GATATAAAGTCGTGGGGCATGGTGGATCCGTTACCATCGTACGGACACGGAAGGGATGCAGCAGGAGGGAGGTATATAAGTCTTATTTTTGGAACAAACCTCACTGATGTTGTCATTACTG GTGAGAATGGTACAATTGATGGTCAAGGTGGAGTTTGGTGGCAGCAATTTCACAAGAAAAAGCTAAAATACACTAGGCCTTATCTCATTGAAATCATGCATTCacacaaaatccaaatttcaaatctCACCTTTCTTAATTCTCCTTCATGGAATCTCCATCCTGTTTACTCCag tgatataattattaaagGCATCACAATCCTAGCTCCAGTAACATCCCCAAATACAGATGGGATCAATCCAG ATTCTTGCACAAATACGAGAATAGAGGACGCCTACATCGTCTCTGGAGACGACTGCATAGCAGTCAAAAGCGGCTGGGACGAATACGGTATAAAATATGGTATGCCTACAAAACAGCTGATCATCAGGCGCCTCACTTGCATTTCGCCTTACAGCGCTGCCATAGCGCTAGGCAGTGAAATGTCGGGTGGGATAGAGGACGTTAGAGCTGAGGACATAACGGCAATCAACACTGAATCGGGTGTCCGGATAAAGACGGCGGTCGGGAGAGGAGGGTATGTGAGGGACGTATATGTGAAGGGAATGCGTCTGCACACCATGAAATGGGTGTTCTGGATGACGGGGAACTACGGCTCTCACGCTGATAGTCACTATGATCCTAAAGCTTTACCAGAGATCAAGGGGATCAACTACAGGGACGTGGTGGCGGAGAATGTGACAATGGCTGCTAGGCTCGAGGGAATATCCGGTGATCCCTTCACCGGAGTCTGCATGTCCAATGTCACGATTGGGATGGCAAAGAAGGCCAAGAAGTATCCGTGGACATGCAGTGAGATCAAGGGGGTCACAAGTAGGGTGGTGCCTCAACCGTGTAGTCTGCTGCCCGATAAGGGACAAGACAAACAGGTCATGTGTGACTTCCCAACGGATACTTTACCTATCGATGATCTAAAGCTACAGAAATGCTCCTATGTGAAGAACTACTTGTAA